The following coding sequences lie in one Carassius carassius chromosome 1, fCarCar2.1, whole genome shotgun sequence genomic window:
- the LOC132137113 gene encoding gastrula zinc finger protein XlCGF57.1-like isoform X1, with amino-acid sequence MLGYSHQPRSGAELNIENMSDPESCRLENAETEEQRDLMEQIEESEELSEGEEKNQHVKTGEKSVRRAKSFCPRTGKRFPNKKSHMRVNGGEKMHTCDQCGKSFTQKSSLKEHMKIHTGEKTHTCDQCGKSFTQKDNLKNHIKIHTGEKSHTCDQCGMSFAHKGNLKKHMRIHTGEKPHTCDQCGMSFSRKGNLKKHMKIHTGEKPHTCDQCGNSFTRKEHLKLHMRIHTGEKPHTCDQCGQSFVQKGALTVHMKIHTGAKPYPCDQCGKSFRDADTLKLHLRSHSGERPFYCDQCRKTFTSASGLSVHLKIHIKEKPHMCSLCGKHFSLLSVLKEHQKRHNGVKDHMCFDCGKSFFTAGDLKKHQPVHTRGRPYKCSHCDQRFDWPGYLKIHERIHTGEKPHTCDQCGKSFAQKSNLKIHMRIHTGEKPYSCYQCEKSFTFSVNLKTHMRSHTGEKPHTCDQCGKSFAQKVNLKTHMMIHSGEKPHTCDQCGKSFVKKDHLKGHMKIHNRVKPHVSHS; translated from the coding sequence actTAATGGAACAGATCGAGGAGAGTGAAGAACTGAGTGAAGGAGAGGAGAAAAATCAACATGTCAAAACTGGAGAAAAGTCTGTTAGAAGAGCAAAAAGTTTTTGCCCTCGGACTGGAAAGAGATTCCCaaacaaaaaaagtcacatgagGGTTAATGGTGGAGAGAAGATGCACACGTGTGATCAatgcgggaagagtttcacacaaaAAAGTAGCCTTAAAGAGCACATgaaaatccacactggagagaaaacgcacacatgtgatcagtgtggaaagagtttcacacaaAAAGATAACCTTAAGAACCACATaaaaatccacactggagagaaatcaCACACATGTGACCAGTGCGGGATGAGTTTTGCACATAAAGGAAACCTGAAGAAAcacatgaggatccacactggagagaagccacaCACATGTGACCAGTGCGGGATGAGTTTTTCACGAAAAGGAAACCTGAAGAAACACATgaaaatccacactggagagaagccacaCACATGTGACCAGTGCGGGAACAGTTTCACACGAAAAGAACACCTTAAGCTACACATgagaatccacactggagagaagccacaCACGTGTGATCAATGTGGACAGAGTTTTGTACAAAAAGGAGCCCTTACTGTTCACATGAAGATCCACACTGGAGCGAAGCCGTAcccatgtgatcagtgcgggaagagtttcagaGATGCGGACACTCTTAAATTACATCTGCGTTCGCATTCTGGAGAAAGGCCATTTTACTGTGATCAGTGCAGGAAAACATTTACATCAGCTTCAGGCCTAAGTGTCCAcctgaaaattcatataaaagaaAAGCCTCACATGTGTTCTTTGTGTGGAAAGCATTTTAGTTTGCTGAGTGTCTTAAAAGAACACCAGAAAAGACACAATGGTGTGAAGGATCACATGTGCTTTGATTGTGGGAAGAGCTTTTTTACTGCCGGTGACCTGAAAAAGCACCAGCCAGTTCACACTAGAGGAAggccttacaagtgttcacactgtgaccagAGATTTGATTGGCCAGGATATCTGAAaatacatgagaggatccacactggagaaaagccgcacacatgtgatcagtgcgggaagagttttgcACAAAAATCAAACCTTAAGATTcacatgaggatccacactggagagaagccgtacTCCTGTTATCAGTGTGAGAAGAGTTTTACATTCAGCGTAAACCTTAAGACACACATGAGGagccacactggagagaaaccgcacacatgtgatcagtgtggaaagagctttgCCCAAAAAGTAAACCTGAAGACACATATGATGATCCACAGCGGAGAGAAACCGCACACATGTGATCAATGTGGGAAGAGTTTTGTAAAAAAAGACCACCTTAAGGGACACATGAAAATCCACAACAGAGTCAAGCCACATGTTTCACACTCTTAA
- the LOC132137113 gene encoding gastrula zinc finger protein XlCGF57.1-like isoform X2: MLGYSHQPRSGAELNIENMSDPESCRLENAETEEQRDLMEQIEESEELSEGEEKNQHVKTGEKSVRRAKSFCPRTGKRFPNKKSHMRVNGGEKMHTCDQCGKSFTQKSSLKEHMKIHTGEKTHTCDQCGKSFTQKDNLKNHIKIHTGEKSHTCDQCGMSFAHKGNLKKHMRIHTGEKPHTCDQCGMSFSRKGNLKKHMKIHTGEKPHTCDQCGNSFTRKEHLKLHMRIHTGEKPHTCDQCGQSFVQKGALTVHMKIHTGAKPYPCDQCGKSFRDADTLKLHLRSHSGERPFYCDQCRKTFTSASGLSVHLKIHIKEKPHMCSLCGKHFSLLSVLKEHQKRHNGVKDHMCFDCGKSFFTAGDLKKHQPVHTRGRPYKCSHCDQRFDWPGYLKIHERIHTGEKPHTCDQCGKKFCKKRPP; this comes from the exons actTAATGGAACAGATCGAGGAGAGTGAAGAACTGAGTGAAGGAGAGGAGAAAAATCAACATGTCAAAACTGGAGAAAAGTCTGTTAGAAGAGCAAAAAGTTTTTGCCCTCGGACTGGAAAGAGATTCCCaaacaaaaaaagtcacatgagGGTTAATGGTGGAGAGAAGATGCACACGTGTGATCAatgcgggaagagtttcacacaaaAAAGTAGCCTTAAAGAGCACATgaaaatccacactggagagaaaacgcacacatgtgatcagtgtggaaagagtttcacacaaAAAGATAACCTTAAGAACCACATaaaaatccacactggagagaaatcaCACACATGTGACCAGTGCGGGATGAGTTTTGCACATAAAGGAAACCTGAAGAAAcacatgaggatccacactggagagaagccacaCACATGTGACCAGTGCGGGATGAGTTTTTCACGAAAAGGAAACCTGAAGAAACACATgaaaatccacactggagagaagccacaCACATGTGACCAGTGCGGGAACAGTTTCACACGAAAAGAACACCTTAAGCTACACATgagaatccacactggagagaagccacaCACGTGTGATCAATGTGGACAGAGTTTTGTACAAAAAGGAGCCCTTACTGTTCACATGAAGATCCACACTGGAGCGAAGCCGTAcccatgtgatcagtgcgggaagagtttcagaGATGCGGACACTCTTAAATTACATCTGCGTTCGCATTCTGGAGAAAGGCCATTTTACTGTGATCAGTGCAGGAAAACATTTACATCAGCTTCAGGCCTAAGTGTCCAcctgaaaattcatataaaagaaAAGCCTCACATGTGTTCTTTGTGTGGAAAGCATTTTAGTTTGCTGAGTGTCTTAAAAGAACACCAGAAAAGACACAATGGTGTGAAGGATCACATGTGCTTTGATTGTGGGAAGAGCTTTTTTACTGCCGGTGACCTGAAAAAGCACCAGCCAGTTCACACTAGAGGAAggccttacaagtgttcacactgtgaccagAGATTTGATTGGCCAGGATATCTGAAaatacatgagaggatccacactggagaaaagccgcacacatgtgatcagtgcgggaaga AGTTTTGTAAAAAAAGACCACCTTAA